One genomic segment of Candidatus Berkiella aquae includes these proteins:
- a CDS encoding saccharopine dehydrogenase family protein: MVFEPVHNPRVLILGGYGNFGKRVATLLLKDPNLEVILAGRDITKAQQEVARLQQQIPHANITPLQLDWRAFDFKEKLKIAAPHLLIHSAGPFQAQDYSVVYACIDLKIHYIDLSDAREFVTGIITLDELAKQQDVVVLSGASSVPGLSSVIIDSYATKYTELREIDFGIAPGNKAERGSATIEAILSYTGKPFMRLENGRWKKVYGWQNLHRHYYGDNIGLRLHGNLDIPDLDLLPDRYPMLKTVTFHAGLEVPLLHWIMWHMSWLTRAKIVKDWSAFVKPINKLSHWFDNWGTDCGGMFIHLSGSNHDYQPLDIYWTLVADKGHGPYLPVIPSVIMAHKILDNLVPAGARPCLGLFTLAEFDEQIKDWDIYYTVQEVVS; the protein is encoded by the coding sequence GTGGTGTTCGAGCCTGTGCACAATCCTAGGGTGTTGATCCTGGGGGGCTATGGTAATTTTGGTAAGCGTGTAGCTACTTTGCTGCTAAAAGATCCGAACCTTGAAGTTATCTTAGCGGGTAGAGATATTACCAAAGCACAACAAGAAGTGGCTCGATTACAACAACAAATTCCTCATGCTAACATAACGCCTTTGCAACTTGATTGGCGTGCCTTTGATTTTAAAGAAAAACTTAAAATAGCAGCGCCTCATTTATTAATTCATAGCGCAGGCCCTTTTCAAGCACAAGATTATTCCGTTGTTTATGCCTGTATTGATTTGAAAATTCACTATATCGATCTTTCTGACGCGCGTGAGTTTGTGACGGGAATCATTACTTTAGATGAATTAGCAAAACAACAGGATGTGGTGGTACTGAGCGGTGCAAGCTCGGTGCCTGGACTATCGTCGGTTATCATTGATAGCTATGCAACAAAATATACTGAATTACGAGAAATTGATTTTGGCATTGCTCCTGGTAATAAAGCAGAGCGGGGTAGTGCGACGATTGAAGCTATTTTAAGCTACACCGGTAAACCTTTTATGCGCTTAGAAAATGGGCGATGGAAAAAAGTCTATGGTTGGCAGAACCTACATCGGCATTACTATGGCGATAATATTGGTTTACGTCTACATGGTAACTTAGATATACCTGATTTAGATTTACTACCAGACAGATATCCAATGCTAAAAACGGTCACTTTTCATGCAGGTTTAGAAGTCCCTCTTTTGCATTGGATTATGTGGCATATGTCATGGTTAACCAGAGCAAAAATTGTTAAAGACTGGTCTGCATTTGTTAAACCTATTAATAAATTAAGCCATTGGTTTGACAATTGGGGTACAGATTGTGGGGGAATGTTTATTCATTTATCTGGATCGAATCACGATTATCAGCCATTAGATATATATTGGACATTGGTTGCTGATAAAGGTCATGGTCCTTATTTACCGGTAATACCCAGCGTGATTATGGCACATAAAATATTAGATAATTTAGTACCAGCCGGTGCAAGGCCGTGCTTAGGATTATTTACCTTAGCAGAGTTTGATGAGCAGATTAAAGATTGGGATATTTACTACACCGTGCAAGAGGTGGTGAGTTAA
- a CDS encoding DUF2269 family protein, translating into MEYYLFLKFVHIITATFLFGTGIGTAFFMLMAYLSGNIATIKQTTRHVVLADWIFTTPSVILQPITGIALMWILHYPFNSLWFAIVIGLYIFTGFCWIPVVFIQYQLRNQAATLQDSTILPPRFRYLMFWWIGLGIPAFISVLLIYWLMVSKWGLSDTLFS; encoded by the coding sequence ATGGAATATTATTTATTCTTAAAATTTGTTCACATTATTACTGCAACCTTTTTATTTGGCACCGGCATTGGTACGGCATTTTTTATGTTGATGGCATATTTAAGTGGCAACATTGCGACAATAAAGCAAACCACTCGGCATGTTGTTTTAGCAGATTGGATTTTTACCACACCCTCCGTTATTTTACAGCCGATTACCGGTATTGCCTTAATGTGGATATTACACTATCCATTCAACTCATTATGGTTTGCTATCGTCATTGGCTTATACATATTCACAGGATTTTGTTGGATACCTGTCGTTTTTATTCAATACCAATTAAGAAATCAGGCCGCTACTTTACAAGATTCGACCATTTTGCCACCCCGTTTTCGCTATCTCATGTTTTGGTGGATTGGTTTAGGCATTCCCGCCTTTATTTCCGTGCTCTTAATTTATTGGCTGATGGTAAGCAAATGGGGACTTTCTGACACTTTATTCTCATAG
- a CDS encoding GNAT family N-acetyltransferase, with the protein MQYGPIPLKVIKTDRLIIRPVRISDAAAMHGAMKASFQTLKQWMPWAQSLASLRDTEVYLAHGEKIWSSPAHEGIEQPLQIMDVNDKIYYGATGIKPANLMIPSFEIGYWANQPYAGKGIITEAMNALSRYLFDVLKAKRIEINCEEKNIRSAQVAIRLGYQEEGKLHNHRLNASGKMLSNSLIFGCTDIAKLPPLTYQYEK; encoded by the coding sequence ATGCAGTACGGACCCATTCCACTTAAAGTGATAAAAACAGATAGGCTAATTATTCGGCCGGTGCGAATTAGCGATGCGGCAGCAATGCATGGTGCTATGAAAGCAAGTTTTCAAACATTAAAACAATGGATGCCTTGGGCACAGTCTCTTGCTTCCTTACGAGATACCGAAGTTTATTTGGCGCACGGTGAAAAAATTTGGAGTTCACCAGCCCATGAAGGTATCGAGCAGCCATTGCAGATTATGGATGTGAATGACAAAATTTATTACGGTGCAACTGGTATTAAACCTGCAAATTTAATGATACCCAGTTTTGAGATAGGTTATTGGGCCAATCAACCCTATGCTGGAAAAGGAATCATTACGGAAGCAATGAATGCACTTTCTCGCTATCTATTTGATGTGTTAAAAGCGAAGCGAATTGAAATTAATTGTGAAGAAAAAAATATTAGAAGCGCTCAAGTGGCAATTCGTTTAGGATATCAAGAAGAAGGTAAGCTTCATAATCACCGCTTAAATGCCAGTGGTAAAATGTTGTCGAACTCGCTCATTTTTGGTTGCACTGATATTGCCAAATTACCTCCTCTTACTTATCAATATGAAAAATAA
- a CDS encoding SMR family transporter — MVSYLYLALAIIAEVIATSSLKACAEFTILLPSVLVVLGYCFAFYFLMLSLRTIPVGVAYAIWSGVGIVIVTLISYFLYRQILDIPAMVGIGFIIVGVVIIQVLSRVTAHS; from the coding sequence GTGGTGTCGTATTTGTATCTTGCATTGGCAATTATTGCAGAGGTTATTGCAACAAGCTCACTAAAAGCCTGCGCAGAATTTACTATTTTACTGCCGAGTGTTTTAGTGGTGCTTGGTTATTGTTTTGCTTTTTATTTTCTGATGCTCAGCTTACGCACCATACCTGTTGGGGTTGCTTATGCAATATGGTCTGGTGTGGGTATTGTTATTGTCACGTTGATTAGTTATTTTCTGTATCGCCAAATACTTGATATACCAGCAATGGTCGGAATAGGTTTTATTATTGTCGGTGTTGTTATTATTCAAGTATTATCGCGCGTCACTGCCCATTCATGA
- a CDS encoding periplasmic heavy metal sensor, with translation MNQNKWLILVLCLSVASNIFIVGYFMGHKPQSTVEPVTTAALTQEMKGIYKTLPEENQKKLSDFMKEQQQEILVNQNQIRQIRLQIAQVLAQEPLNEKLLGDLFEQTYQLSIKNFALAQKTTFQIMLKLPQQERIKVAKALAASALRKPNTAKKVTPPDDKTS, from the coding sequence ATGAATCAAAATAAATGGCTGATTTTAGTCTTATGTTTATCGGTTGCATCCAATATTTTTATTGTTGGCTATTTTATGGGGCATAAACCACAATCAACGGTTGAGCCAGTTACAACCGCTGCGCTAACCCAAGAAATGAAAGGGATATATAAAACGCTTCCTGAAGAAAATCAAAAGAAACTCAGCGATTTTATGAAGGAACAACAGCAAGAAATTCTTGTTAACCAAAATCAAATTCGCCAAATTCGTTTACAAATTGCGCAAGTTCTCGCCCAAGAGCCACTGAATGAAAAATTACTCGGCGATCTCTTTGAGCAAACTTATCAATTGTCGATAAAGAATTTTGCATTGGCTCAAAAAACAACTTTTCAAATTATGCTTAAACTTCCGCAACAAGAACGCATTAAAGTAGCAAAGGCCTTAGCAGCTTCGGCTTTACGCAAGCCTAACACTGCTAAAAAAGTAACACCACCTGACGATAAAACATCTTAA